In Microbulbifer sp. GL-2, the following are encoded in one genomic region:
- the dnaK gene encoding molecular chaperone DnaK: MGKIIGIDLGTTNSCVAVLDGDKARVIENAEGDRTTPSIVAFTDDNEILVGQSAKRQAVTNPQNTLFAVKRLIGRKFKDDVVQKDIKMVPYTITEADNGDAWVEVKGDKKAPPQISAEVLKKMKKTAEDFLGEKVEAAVITVPAYFNDSQRQATKDAGRIAGLDVKRIINEPTAAALAYGLDKQGGDRTVAVYDLGGGTFDISIIEIADVDGEKQFEVLSTNGDTFLGGEDFDMRLIDYLAEEFKKDQGIDLKGDPLAMQRLKEAAEKAKIELSSSQQTEVNLPYITADATGPKHLVVKMTRAKLESLVEELVNRSLEPVKIALQDADLSASGVDEVILVGGQTRMPMVQQKVTEFFGKEPRKDVNPDEAVAMGAAIQGAVLSGDVKDVLLLDVTPLTLGIETMGGVATPLIDKNTTIPTKKSQVFSTAEDNQTAVTIHVVQGERKQASQNKSLGRFDLADIPPSPRGVPQIEVTFDIDANGILHVHAKDKATGKEQSIVIKASSGLSEDEIDKMVQDAEANAEADKQFEELVQVRNTLDGLISATKKTLEEAGDKATAEEKSAIEAAITEAEEAVKGNEKAAMEAATTKLTEASGPVAQKMYAEQAQAAGAEGAADAGASAGAQGEQQSSAGDDAVDAEFEEVKDDKKEGK; the protein is encoded by the coding sequence ATGGGAAAAATTATCGGCATCGACCTGGGTACCACTAACAGCTGTGTAGCGGTACTGGATGGTGACAAAGCGCGTGTAATCGAAAACGCCGAGGGCGATCGCACTACGCCTTCTATTGTTGCCTTCACTGACGACAACGAAATCCTGGTGGGCCAGTCCGCCAAGCGTCAGGCGGTGACCAATCCCCAGAACACTCTGTTTGCGGTTAAACGCCTTATCGGCCGCAAGTTTAAAGACGACGTTGTTCAGAAAGATATCAAAATGGTGCCATATACCATTACTGAAGCTGACAACGGTGACGCTTGGGTAGAAGTAAAAGGCGATAAAAAAGCTCCGCCGCAGATCTCTGCCGAAGTCCTGAAGAAAATGAAAAAAACCGCGGAAGATTTCCTCGGTGAGAAAGTGGAAGCTGCGGTAATTACCGTACCGGCCTACTTTAACGATTCCCAGCGCCAGGCGACCAAAGACGCCGGCCGCATCGCGGGCCTGGACGTTAAGCGTATTATTAACGAGCCGACCGCCGCAGCCCTGGCCTATGGCCTGGACAAACAGGGTGGTGATCGCACCGTAGCGGTATACGACCTGGGTGGTGGTACCTTCGATATTTCCATCATCGAAATTGCCGATGTCGACGGTGAAAAGCAGTTCGAAGTACTGTCCACCAATGGTGACACCTTCCTCGGTGGTGAAGACTTCGATATGCGTCTGATCGACTACCTCGCAGAAGAATTCAAGAAAGACCAGGGCATCGACCTGAAAGGTGATCCTCTGGCGATGCAGCGCCTGAAAGAAGCTGCAGAAAAAGCCAAGATCGAGCTGTCCTCCAGTCAGCAGACCGAAGTCAACCTGCCATATATCACTGCAGACGCTACCGGTCCCAAGCACTTGGTAGTAAAAATGACTCGCGCCAAGCTGGAAAGCCTGGTTGAAGAGCTGGTTAACCGCTCCCTGGAGCCGGTAAAAATCGCCCTGCAGGACGCCGACCTGTCCGCCTCCGGCGTAGACGAAGTGATCCTGGTAGGCGGTCAGACCCGTATGCCAATGGTTCAGCAGAAAGTGACTGAGTTCTTCGGCAAAGAGCCGCGCAAAGACGTTAACCCGGACGAAGCCGTTGCCATGGGCGCAGCCATTCAGGGCGCAGTTCTGTCTGGTGATGTAAAAGACGTATTGCTGCTGGACGTAACCCCGCTGACCCTGGGTATCGAAACCATGGGTGGTGTTGCCACTCCGCTGATCGACAAAAACACCACTATTCCTACCAAGAAGTCCCAGGTGTTTTCCACTGCGGAAGACAACCAGACCGCGGTAACCATCCACGTGGTACAGGGTGAGCGCAAGCAGGCTTCCCAGAACAAATCCCTGGGTCGTTTTGATCTGGCTGACATCCCACCTTCCCCTCGCGGTGTGCCGCAGATCGAAGTGACTTTCGATATCGATGCCAACGGTATCCTGCATGTACACGCAAAGGACAAGGCCACTGGCAAAGAGCAGTCCATCGTAATCAAGGCTTCCTCCGGCCTGTCCGAGGATGAGATCGATAAGATGGTCCAGGACGCGGAGGCCAATGCCGAAGCGGACAAGCAGTTCGAGGAGCTGGTGCAGGTCCGCAACACTCTCGACGGTCTGATCTCTGCCACCAAGAAGACCCTGGAAGAAGCTGGTGACAAAGCTACCGCTGAAGAGAAGTCTGCGATTGAAGCGGCGATCACCGAAGCGGAAGAGGCAGTGAAAGGCAACGAGAAGGCTGCCATGGAAGCTGCTACCACTAAGCTGACCGAAGCTTCTGGTCCGGTTGCACAGAAAATGTACGCTGAGCAGGCTCAGGCCGCTGGCGCTGAAGGCGCTGCCGATGCAGGTGCCAGCGCTGGTGCACAGGGTGAGCAGCAGTCCTCCGCTGGCGACGACGCGGTAGATGCTGAGTTCGAAGAAGTAAAGGACGACAAAAAAGAAGGTAAGTAA